In Zerene cesonia ecotype Mississippi chromosome 20, Zerene_cesonia_1.1, whole genome shotgun sequence, the genomic stretch aaacattaataataaaaatattaatgaactgACGgatttgtgataattttttttatataatttaagtaaaatgtTTCAGATGGCAGATATTAAATCCCTGTTAAAAGAAGCACGGAAACTTGTAGACGAAAAGAACTTCAAAGATGCTCAAGAATGTTGTAAGAATATATTGAGAAAAGACAAGCAGAATTATTTAGCTCTCGTTTTACTTGGAAAATCTTTACAAGATGCAGATCAGGCGCCTTTAGCTTATCAAAAGGCTATCGCAAGCAAACCTGATCATGCCTTAGCCTGGCAAGGATTAgctaatttttatgaaaggaAAGAGGACAATGCTTCgaaaattaaacttatctctatatacaatgaaattttgaaactttCTCTTGAAGAAGAAAAAGcattagaaataataacaaaggtTGGTCAATTGGGCTGCTCTCTTAAAAACAATGATACAATTACAATccttttatcatatattaagTCTAAGCCAGAAAATAAGCTTAAGGAAACAGCTGAAGAACAATTGTTAATTCTGTTAAAAAGtgatattatttgtaaggAAAATGATATTTCGAGTGTTTTATCTTTCTTGGATTGTATGGAAAATAATAGGGAAACCATGCAAATGatatatgcaaaaataatattacaaaaacctAATTTCGCATCAGCAGTTACTGATATCATAAATCTAAGTTTTTTCTCTACCAATGTGTCGCTTCGAGAATGGCTATGTAAAcagttatgttttaaatttgttgaagAAAACTCATTTATGGGATTCGATATAGAtgaacatttcaatttaataactgAAGGAATagaaaattctaaatatcCTGCTCTCTTAAAaagtatgatttattataacaaggGTCAATATCTAGAAGCTTATAAACAGTGTGTGCCTTTAGTAAATTATCAGGAAGCAGACAAAACTgaagcaatatttattataaggtGTACACTAAAGCTAAATAAATGGTCAATAGCTCAGAAGCTTGCAAcaaattttttgattaaaGTAAAAGATGAtgattgtatattaatacttaaaaaattactgtTCGCATCTTTATATGAGCAACAAAAATGGGTGCAGGCCATATCTATAAGTAAGGACATTCCTGTATATTCATTTAGTGAAAGTGAACAAGCAGCTCTGGCTAAATGTTACATTGAAACAAACCAAGAAGCAGCAGAAATTCTCGACAACCTCCAATCTACAAAATACTTTGCTCAACTAAGAGCATTGTCACTTATGAAAACTGGGAAATACAATGATGCAGTTGCTATATTGGAGGAAAATTCTTTGGATAATCAACTTAATCTTTTCTATTTGGGACAATGCTATTGGGAATTACAGCAATATGATAAGTGCCTTTTAAATCTTCTTAAATCAGCAAAACTAAATGCTGAACATGggtatacatttttgtatttagggcatttttattataaatataaacaggaTCTGGAAAAGGccaaaaaatgttatgaaaaggCACATAGCCTAAACAACACTGAcaaagatataattaaaagtttaagtgaaagttatttaaaattaaatctcaaGGATTtagattttgaattattgaagGCCTatcataataaagaaaatgaaacatGGATTCACTTTCGATTAGGTCttcattatatcaataaaaggGAGTGGGAAGATGCTATACTACAGTttagaaatgttattaaagcCAATAAAAATGATGTCATTGCCTTCGAATGTCTAGCTGATGCTTACTATTCTCGTGGGTCATTTACATCCGCCTTGAAAGCTTACAAGAGAGTAATAGCATTAAACTCTAATCATATGAGTCATTGTTTAACAAGAATTGGTTTTATACACTGTCTGCTTACAGAATATGAAGATGCTATAACAACTTTTGAAAATGTCCTTAAAATGGATGCAAAGTCAGTCTTAGCACTAAAAGGAATTGCTGAAACTTGGATAAAAATTGCGAAAAAGAAAGCATCTGCTAAATTATTTGGTGCTGCACGTGATTCTGCTCAAAatgctataaattttatttgtaaggcCTTAACACAAGAAAAAAGATTTACATGTTTCTGGAACTTATTAGCTAATGcactaatttttataacaaatcttccagataaatattgttatgtttatatgagGACTGCATCCTTAGATCAAGGAGACATGGTAAAAGttgacaaattaaatattttcccaCAAGCTCTTGCATGTTATtccaaagtaataaaaataaataaacaaaattcttCATATATTCTAGCATTAACATATCTACTTTATTATCATGCATCTGGGAATATATCAAATTTGCAGATATCATATAAACTAGCTTTGGCTTGTATTCATTCCAAGCCATCAGCTTGGCGTAATTGGAACCTGCTAggaaaaatatgtgttttcaTGAAAAAGTATGACATTGCCCAGCATTGTTTCATTAAAGCATTATTAGTAACTCATAAATGGTCTGTTGCAAAAATTTGGTGCAATTTGGGCAGTCTGTATGTTATAGTAAAACTCTATAAATTAGCAAATTATTGCTTTTGGCGAGGGCAATCAACCCTACCTTCATATCCTCAAAGTTGGATTGGACAAGCCTTGATCGCAGAAGTTATACGTGAAGAAGAGGCAATGGATCTATATAGGCATGCGTCAAGACTTGGTTACCACCCTGAGAGTGCTCTTGGATATGCAGACTGGATTTGCAGAATACTAAAAAATGGTGATTATAAGAACAACCGTGAATTAAAGTATGTTATTGATGATCTGTATGCAGTTACATATGGCATTGATTTAATGGAATGGTTTATTACTCATGAACCAAATAATGCTTGTGCATTAAATATTCTCGCTAT encodes the following:
- the LOC119834930 gene encoding tetratricopeptide repeat protein 37 — encoded protein: MADIKSLLKEARKLVDEKNFKDAQECCKNILRKDKQNYLALVLLGKSLQDADQAPLAYQKAIASKPDHALAWQGLANFYERKEDNASKIKLISIYNEILKLSLEEEKALEIITKVGQLGCSLKNNDTITILLSYIKSKPENKLKETAEEQLLILLKSDIICKENDISSVLSFLDCMENNRETMQMIYAKIILQKPNFASAVTDIINLSFFSTNVSLREWLCKQLCFKFVEENSFMGFDIDEHFNLITEGIENSKYPALLKSMIYYNKGQYLEAYKQCVPLVNYQEADKTEAIFIIRCTLKLNKWSIAQKLATNFLIKVKDDDCILILKKLLFASLYEQQKWVQAISISKDIPVYSFSESEQAALAKCYIETNQEAAEILDNLQSTKYFAQLRALSLMKTGKYNDAVAILEENSLDNQLNLFYLGQCYWELQQYDKCLLNLLKSAKLNAEHGYTFLYLGHFYYKYKQDLEKAKKCYEKAHSLNNTDKDIIKSLSESYLKLNLKDLDFELLKAYHNKENETWIHFRLGLHYINKREWEDAILQFRNVIKANKNDVIAFECLADAYYSRGSFTSALKAYKRVIALNSNHMSHCLTRIGFIHCLLTEYEDAITTFENVLKMDAKSVLALKGIAETWIKIAKKKASAKLFGAARDSAQNAINFICKALTQEKRFTCFWNLLANALIFITNLPDKYCYVYMRTASLDQGDMVKVDKLNIFPQALACYSKVIKINKQNSSYILALTYLLYYHASGNISNLQISYKLALACIHSKPSAWRNWNLLGKICVFMKKYDIAQHCFIKALLVTHKWSVAKIWCNLGSLYVIVKLYKLANYCFWRGQSTLPSYPQSWIGQALIAEVIREEEAMDLYRHASRLGYHPESALGYADWICRILKNGDYKNNRELKYVIDDLYAVTYGIDLMEWFITHEPNNACALNILAILQERSGLLHVALESYQKGLEFAEEEKKNIIRLNIGRLLNRLERYDDAIITYKNVTEASLDSTCGLALALFKKGLYEEAYSAYDTALHWLSNDDDEKSDLLVAMAGIVYMFKGMDDAKTLLFHSIQVSQKKPTPYSLFAICSLGILHSDQSLSKLALSELQKYEMDSRFGYDIGFLKSYLIYISDIDLAIKSISDSIHDHPSDALLWFCMSQYCLQSPSNKAKVASCCAQRAMYSDHDNSLTAKMMATASVAENVSGDKLKAMLLAKKGLHLYPSQPEVWAAILFSITCQKINLEKRDWTLAAANHMRRQLDVSRQMIRWITLLEKKLTKA